A window from Pseudomonadota bacterium encodes these proteins:
- a CDS encoding NAD(P)H-binding protein, with product MKIFIVGGTGFVGRYVVKELLAAGHQVTALVRSSSKVSVIPPGADHLVGNPMVAGDWQNAISDFDVIINFAGANIFCRWTAENKKLLYESRIRTTGNIVDALKKQGKGKQQTLINTSAVGYYGFCGDETMFKDAPPGSDFLASICVDWEKEAGRASEAGVRVVTPRF from the coding sequence ATGAAGATTTTCATCGTCGGCGGTACAGGATTTGTCGGCAGGTATGTTGTCAAGGAGTTGCTGGCAGCAGGGCATCAGGTAACCGCTCTGGTGCGAAGTAGCAGTAAAGTCTCGGTGATCCCGCCTGGTGCGGATCACCTTGTGGGCAATCCCATGGTCGCAGGTGACTGGCAAAACGCCATCAGTGATTTTGATGTGATAATCAATTTTGCCGGGGCAAATATCTTTTGCCGCTGGACTGCTGAGAATAAAAAACTGCTTTACGAAAGCAGGATACGGACAACCGGAAATATAGTCGATGCCCTTAAAAAACAAGGCAAGGGCAAACAACAGACCCTGATCAATACAAGCGCGGTGGGGTACTATGGTTTCTGCGGGGATGAAACTATGTTCAAGGATGCTCCTCCGGGCAGTGATTTCCTTGCTTCCATCTGTGTTGATTGGGAAAAAGAAGCGGGCAGGGCATCCGAAGCAGGCGTGCGGGTTGTAACGCCTCGTTTT